The Gordonia sp. KTR9 genome contains a region encoding:
- a CDS encoding PPE domain-containing protein has product MIGFTGVNWDARPTEQLAADLGAGPGPAPLAEAGMAWAALATEIGEAGVEFTAVLARLGVHWQSAHSSAAFEKLTRLAPWFAEVASEAVENAARAESQAAAITVARLNMPDLAEVDVVEKLHTIATTATAIAPIIAGAAAQAERAVAHQRMRAARVMQTYESATEPVATPWKSARPAPGLVSGDALAAEQAAATRESAPPPAPVSTAPPIAAMPVGVGGVFTPPPEKLRYAPTIVAGVQPQVATTTPGGAPVTSAPGSGPGVPPPVAPGVATADRGAVVRTISADAADLDSPDESTSSATESTEQGATWADLATSDRPAAHYVSAPDRGGHADVDPRYLSETLMLGAPGEHR; this is encoded by the coding sequence GTGATCGGTTTCACCGGAGTCAACTGGGACGCACGTCCGACCGAACAACTGGCCGCCGACCTTGGTGCCGGCCCGGGCCCCGCACCGTTGGCGGAGGCCGGTATGGCGTGGGCGGCCCTCGCGACCGAGATCGGGGAGGCCGGGGTCGAATTCACCGCGGTACTGGCACGCCTCGGCGTGCACTGGCAGTCCGCGCACTCCAGTGCGGCATTCGAGAAGCTCACACGGCTGGCACCGTGGTTCGCCGAAGTCGCGTCCGAGGCGGTCGAGAATGCCGCGCGTGCCGAATCCCAGGCCGCGGCAATCACCGTCGCACGCCTGAACATGCCCGACCTCGCCGAGGTCGACGTCGTCGAGAAGCTCCACACGATTGCCACCACGGCCACCGCGATCGCTCCCATCATCGCCGGGGCAGCCGCCCAGGCCGAGCGTGCGGTCGCGCACCAACGCATGCGCGCCGCACGCGTGATGCAGACCTATGAGAGTGCCACCGAACCGGTCGCCACGCCATGGAAATCGGCGCGGCCGGCACCGGGGCTCGTGTCCGGTGACGCACTCGCGGCCGAACAGGCGGCGGCGACGCGCGAGTCGGCACCACCTCCGGCTCCGGTGTCCACCGCGCCGCCGATCGCCGCGATGCCCGTGGGCGTCGGGGGAGTGTTCACACCACCGCCCGAGAAGCTGAGGTACGCACCGACGATCGTGGCCGGCGTCCAACCGCAGGTGGCCACGACGACTCCCGGCGGCGCACCGGTAACGTCGGCACCCGGCTCGGGTCCCGGCGTGCCACCGCCCGTGGCCCCGGGCGTCGCGACCGCGGACCGCGGGGCGGTCGTCCGCACGATCAGCGCGGACGCCGCCGATCTCGACTCGCCTGACGAGTCGACGTCCTCGGCAACCGAATCCACCGAACAGGGGGCCACGTGGGCCGACCTGGCCACGTCGGATCGCCCTGCCGCGCACTATGTCTCGGCCCCGGACAGGGGCGGCCACGCCGACGTCGATCCGCGATATCTGTCGGAGACACTGATGCTCGGCGCCCCGGGTGAACACCGATGA
- a CDS encoding PE domain-containing protein: MSSSQLRVEPAELISAASDLDRIADRLELALTGAGRSLTVAAQGRDEVSAAAAASFSAVAASFEKDTATGVLEMRKIAAVLRAQAAGFIEGDAEASDAFRVAL, encoded by the coding sequence ATGAGCAGCTCGCAACTCCGCGTCGAACCCGCCGAATTGATCTCGGCGGCAAGCGACCTCGACCGGATCGCGGATCGTCTGGAACTGGCGCTCACCGGCGCCGGCCGCTCGCTGACGGTCGCGGCGCAGGGCCGCGACGAGGTGTCGGCCGCGGCCGCGGCGAGTTTCAGTGCGGTTGCCGCGAGTTTCGAAAAGGACACCGCGACCGGCGTTCTCGAGATGCGGAAGATCGCGGCCGTGCTGCGTGCACAGGCTGCCGGCTTCATCGAGGGCGACGCCGAGGCGTCGGACGCCTTCCGAGTGGCGCTGTAG
- a CDS encoding type VII secretion target, protein MTNVKVTPEVLEGFAATNAAMATAVGTAGSIDAAANTAAMVPVFGLIGQEFLAAFIAAQASHLMSVGQLAAVHAATAASTAAGLAEFEGTDASSAAAIRSVL, encoded by the coding sequence ATGACGAACGTCAAGGTGACGCCGGAGGTGCTCGAGGGCTTCGCCGCCACGAATGCCGCGATGGCGACCGCCGTCGGTACCGCGGGGTCCATCGACGCCGCGGCCAACACCGCGGCGATGGTTCCCGTCTTCGGACTCATCGGTCAGGAGTTCCTCGCCGCGTTCATCGCGGCGCAGGCCAGTCACCTGATGTCGGTGGGACAACTCGCCGCCGTACACGCCGCCACGGCCGCGTCGACTGCCGCGGGCCTCGCCGAGTTCGAGGGCACTGACGCCTCGAGCGCCGCGGCGATCCGCTCGGTGCTGTGA
- a CDS encoding YbaB/EbfC family nucleoid-associated protein, with amino-acid sequence MDELEARAQRQLDGLHDYQEKLRAITVRETSADGLVTAEVDGKGALVDLRFAHGANELGASRLADQVVTTAALAAQKVYARIAAVTEEFNESFGDMLAARPAE; translated from the coding sequence ATGGACGAACTCGAGGCGCGCGCGCAGCGTCAGCTCGACGGCCTGCACGATTACCAGGAGAAGTTGCGTGCCATCACGGTGCGTGAGACGTCCGCCGACGGACTGGTCACCGCGGAGGTGGACGGAAAGGGCGCGCTCGTCGATCTGCGATTCGCCCACGGCGCCAACGAACTCGGCGCGAGCCGCCTCGCCGACCAGGTTGTGACGACCGCCGCCCTGGCCGCGCAGAAGGTCTACGCCCGGATCGCCGCGGTGACCGAGGAGTTCAACGAATCGTTCGGCGACATGCTGGCCGCTCGTCCGGCCGAATGA